From a region of the Pseudodesulfovibrio senegalensis genome:
- a CDS encoding GAK system XXXCH domain-containing protein, translating to MRNETRINRFATREELAGFLRELADALESGGSGELACVNEFKKIKLGIRDEFGQISLKARIKSRSRECDEQQETRHVEGKPEYKTLKKRMKSSFRILLAMIHENRMPPREAIDSFLEDSALMVTCEGYGDEYYEQYTEACEAFQKACDAGDMEKMHETIDVLIHEKSRCHAKYD from the coding sequence ATGAGAAACGAAACAAGGATCAACCGGTTTGCAACACGGGAAGAACTCGCCGGATTCCTGCGCGAACTTGCGGACGCCCTTGAATCCGGCGGCAGCGGTGAGCTTGCCTGCGTGAACGAATTCAAAAAAATCAAGCTGGGCATCAGGGACGAATTCGGCCAGATATCCCTGAAAGCCCGGATCAAAAGCCGCTCCCGGGAATGTGACGAGCAGCAAGAAACCCGGCACGTTGAAGGCAAACCCGAATACAAGACGCTCAAAAAACGCATGAAATCAAGCTTCAGAATTCTGTTGGCGATGATCCATGAAAACCGGATGCCGCCCCGCGAGGCCATTGATTCCTTTCTCGAAGACTCCGCACTGATGGTCACCTGCGAGGGGTACGGCGACGAATATTACGAGCAGTACACCGAGGCGTGCGAAGCATTCCAAAAAGCCTGCGACGCGGGCGACATGGAAAAAATGCACGAAACCATCGACGTTCTCATTCATGAAAAAAGCCGCTGCCACGCCAAGTATGATTGA
- a CDS encoding sensor histidine kinase, with amino-acid sequence MKCRHSLQKSIISFFVLTCVVLVVGYTFFLSNYLRRGFELFVEFRLEEASTNYLKEYARNPDVPLPDQGHIRGYAHFRDLPLDIRNNYDAQQLRSDPFAYLHVGKSHYKIHSLTRPDDATVYLVYQSIEGEVSKSAHRKFDFYYFYTPALAGLLSIIVVLALAFVLFKRIANPVESLHKWTISLSPENLDKEPRKFKYDELDNVAQMILATSRRLTAGMAREKRFHKYASHELRTPIAIIQNNLELMERQGITQDNRYKSSHKRMTKAVRNMKHLTVALLWLSREMESPLPEQEVRIDDCIREIIDENVYLIEGKEVSLSTDLQPVTLRTPPTLAHIILTNLVRNAFQHSCDGEIRISNSPGGIKVANRIHSSGENDTANNDGYGLGLQLSQQLVDKIGWKIEVAEEDGQFLTRVLTSQADTPII; translated from the coding sequence GTGAAGTGCAGGCATAGCCTCCAAAAATCCATCATTTCCTTTTTCGTGCTCACCTGTGTGGTGCTGGTGGTCGGCTACACATTCTTTCTCAGCAACTATTTGCGGCGGGGCTTTGAACTCTTCGTGGAATTCCGTCTGGAAGAAGCCTCCACCAACTACCTCAAGGAATATGCCCGCAATCCGGACGTCCCCCTGCCCGACCAGGGGCACATCAGAGGGTACGCCCATTTCAGGGACCTTCCTCTGGACATCCGCAACAACTACGATGCACAACAACTCCGCTCCGACCCCTTTGCCTATCTGCATGTGGGCAAATCGCATTACAAAATTCACAGCCTCACGCGACCCGACGACGCCACCGTCTATCTGGTGTATCAATCCATTGAAGGCGAAGTGAGCAAAAGCGCCCACCGCAAATTTGACTTCTATTATTTTTATACGCCCGCATTGGCGGGCCTGCTGTCGATCATCGTGGTGCTTGCACTGGCCTTTGTTCTTTTCAAGCGTATTGCAAATCCAGTGGAATCACTGCACAAATGGACAATTTCCCTGTCGCCGGAAAATCTGGACAAGGAACCCAGAAAATTCAAATACGACGAACTCGACAACGTCGCGCAAATGATCCTGGCCACTTCACGCCGCCTGACCGCGGGAATGGCGCGGGAAAAACGGTTTCACAAGTATGCCAGCCACGAGTTGCGCACCCCCATAGCCATCATCCAGAACAATCTGGAGCTCATGGAGCGCCAAGGCATCACGCAGGACAACCGCTACAAAAGCTCCCACAAGCGCATGACCAAGGCCGTCCGCAACATGAAGCACCTGACCGTGGCTCTGCTTTGGCTCTCTCGGGAGATGGAATCCCCCCTGCCCGAACAGGAGGTACGGATCGACGACTGTATCCGCGAAATCATCGACGAAAACGTCTACCTCATAGAAGGAAAAGAAGTTTCCCTGAGCACGGACCTGCAACCCGTGACCTTGCGCACCCCGCCCACTCTGGCCCACATCATCCTGACCAACCTCGTACGCAACGCCTTCCAGCACTCCTGCGACGGCGAAATCCGCATCAGCAACAGCCCGGGGGGCATCAAGGTCGCCAACCGGATTCACTCCTCCGGGGAAAACGATACGGCCAACAACGACGGCTACGGCCTCGGGCTGCAACTCAGCCAGCAGCTGGTGGACAAGATAGGCTGGAAAATCGAAGTGGCCGAAGAGGACGGCCAATTCCTGACCCGCGTGCTCACGTCGCAAGCCGATACACCGATAATCTGA
- a CDS encoding response regulator transcription factor: MNIYALLVEDDLDLAASLVEYLELEGITCDHAANGEHGLQLAREYKYDVIMLDVMLPKLNGLNLCSKLRRDGLDVPVLMITARDSLDDKIEGFEAGSDDYLVKPFALKELLLRVRALAKRRSSQPRRYVVADLEVDTEQHQATRAGIKLTLSPKEWALLEYMAKMSPNIAPKDEIQRAVWGEILPESNSLKVHMHKLRQKVDKPFPEPLIQTIPGVGFVLRKQQ, translated from the coding sequence ATGAACATATACGCTCTGCTGGTGGAAGACGATCTCGATCTTGCCGCCTCGCTTGTGGAATACCTCGAACTGGAAGGCATCACCTGCGACCATGCCGCCAACGGCGAGCACGGCCTGCAGCTGGCACGGGAATACAAATACGACGTCATCATGCTCGACGTCATGCTGCCCAAGCTCAACGGGCTGAATCTCTGTTCCAAGCTCCGGCGCGACGGCCTCGACGTGCCGGTGCTGATGATCACGGCACGCGACTCCCTCGATGACAAGATCGAAGGATTCGAGGCCGGGTCCGACGACTATCTGGTCAAGCCCTTTGCGCTCAAGGAGCTGCTGCTCCGCGTTCGGGCGCTGGCCAAACGACGCAGCAGCCAGCCCCGACGCTATGTGGTGGCGGACCTTGAAGTGGATACCGAACAACATCAGGCCACCCGCGCCGGAATCAAGCTGACGCTCTCCCCCAAGGAATGGGCGCTTTTGGAGTACATGGCCAAGATGAGCCCGAACATCGCGCCCAAGGACGAGATACAACGGGCCGTATGGGGCGAAATTCTGCCCGAAAGCAACAGCCTCAAGGTGCATATGCACAAGCTGCGGCAAAAGGTGGACAAACCCTTCCCCGAACCTTTGATCCAGACGATCCCGGGCGTCGGATTCGTGCTCAGGAAACAACAGTGA
- a CDS encoding efflux RND transporter permease subunit, with product MSDFFINRPNFAWVVAIFISLAGILAIPSMPMEKYPSVAPPQISIGLVYPGASAQTLTDTVVSQIEEELNGAKGLLYYESISYSNGTADITVTFKPGTDPDFAQVDVQNRLSNAESSLPQAVLDQGIEVEQTSAGFLMVYALSYTENNGQDPQVLADIMARNVNNEIRRVEGVGKVQFFAAESAMRVWVDPQKLLSYGLSISDVNQAITAQNVQVPAGSFGSRPGNLDQEMSATLIVRGMLQSPEEFGHIILHADVDGSVVHLSDVARIEVGPESYNTQSRLNGHEAAAAAVQLAPGGNALGTVERVRARLDEIKQTLPEGIQVTIPLDTSKFVDVAIEKVVHTLFEAIVLVFLVMFLFLQNFRYTLIPSIVVPVCLLGTFGVMYVVGFSINMMTMFGMVLAIGILVDDAIVVVENVERIMSTEGLPPKEATIKAMKQISGAIVGITLVLSAVFFPLGFMSGSVGVIYRQFAISVAVSILISGFLALTMTPALCATLLRPVAKGSHEAKAGFFGWFNRKFDILGERYQGLTGKLVTKTGRMMIIYLALLIGLGFVYMRLPSGFVPNEDQGYMVCSVQLPPGATYPRALTQVKKIEHFFENTPAIDNAFTVLGFSFSGQGQNAAAAFPMFKDWSERGEGESATDIVLKANMAFSGLDDGFAFAVNPAPIDGLGNTGGFSLRLEDRSGVGRAKLAQSAGMILSKANQSPVLSYARIDGLPDAPQLRVEIDRDKAETQGVNFSDIRTVLASAFGSANVNDFANSGRMQNVVVQADAKYRRSPESLETLYVPNSSGDQVPLTSVVNTSWEIGPVQVVRYNGYPSFKLTGGAAPGYSTGEVMDEMENIMQDLPKGISYEWTELSYQEKQSGAQAPMLFSLALVVVFLLLVALYESWAIPLSVMLIVPIGALGSVLMVTLLGMDNDVYFKVGLITIIGLASKNAILIVEFAKDLYAEGHGLKESAIQAARLRFRPIIMTSMAFILGVIPLAVAHGAGAASQRAIGTGVIGGMLSASVLGIIFAPVFFVGVLALVRKIRAGRNSHNDTPAA from the coding sequence ATGTCCGACTTTTTTATCAACAGACCCAACTTCGCATGGGTGGTTGCCATATTCATATCCCTGGCGGGTATTCTGGCCATTCCCTCCATGCCCATGGAAAAATACCCCTCGGTTGCACCGCCGCAAATCTCCATCGGCCTGGTGTACCCCGGTGCCTCGGCGCAGACCCTGACCGATACCGTGGTCAGCCAGATCGAAGAGGAACTCAACGGCGCCAAGGGATTGCTCTACTACGAGTCCATCAGCTACTCCAACGGAACCGCCGACATCACCGTCACCTTCAAGCCCGGCACCGACCCGGACTTCGCACAGGTTGACGTGCAGAACAGGCTGTCCAACGCCGAATCCAGCCTGCCGCAGGCCGTGCTGGACCAAGGCATCGAGGTGGAGCAGACCAGTGCGGGCTTCCTCATGGTCTATGCTCTCTCCTACACGGAAAACAACGGGCAGGACCCGCAGGTTCTGGCCGACATCATGGCCCGCAACGTGAACAACGAAATCCGCCGCGTGGAGGGCGTGGGCAAGGTCCAGTTCTTTGCCGCGGAAAGTGCCATGCGCGTCTGGGTGGATCCACAGAAGCTGCTCAGCTACGGCCTTTCCATCAGCGACGTGAACCAGGCCATCACGGCCCAGAACGTTCAGGTTCCCGCAGGCAGCTTCGGCTCGCGTCCGGGCAATCTGGATCAGGAAATGTCCGCCACCCTTATCGTGCGCGGCATGCTGCAAAGCCCCGAGGAATTCGGCCACATCATCCTGCACGCGGACGTGGATGGCTCTGTTGTTCACCTCTCCGACGTGGCCCGCATCGAAGTGGGCCCGGAGTCCTACAACACGCAGTCCCGGCTCAACGGCCATGAAGCCGCGGCCGCAGCCGTGCAGCTCGCCCCGGGCGGCAATGCGCTGGGCACGGTGGAACGCGTGCGCGCCCGACTGGATGAAATCAAGCAGACGCTGCCCGAAGGGATTCAGGTCACGATTCCGCTGGACACCTCCAAATTCGTGGACGTGGCCATCGAAAAAGTGGTCCACACCCTGTTCGAAGCCATCGTACTGGTCTTTCTGGTCATGTTCCTGTTCCTGCAGAACTTCCGCTACACCCTCATACCGTCCATCGTCGTGCCGGTCTGCCTGCTGGGCACCTTCGGCGTGATGTACGTGGTGGGCTTCTCCATCAACATGATGACCATGTTCGGCATGGTGCTGGCCATCGGCATCCTCGTGGACGACGCCATCGTGGTGGTGGAAAACGTGGAACGCATCATGAGCACGGAAGGACTGCCCCCCAAGGAAGCGACCATCAAGGCCATGAAGCAGATATCCGGGGCCATCGTGGGCATCACGCTGGTGCTTTCCGCGGTGTTCTTCCCCCTGGGCTTCATGTCCGGTTCCGTGGGCGTCATCTATCGGCAGTTCGCCATTTCCGTGGCCGTATCCATCCTCATCTCCGGTTTCCTGGCCCTGACCATGACACCGGCCCTGTGCGCCACGCTGCTCCGGCCCGTGGCCAAAGGCAGCCATGAAGCCAAGGCTGGCTTCTTCGGCTGGTTCAACCGCAAATTCGACATTCTCGGCGAACGCTATCAGGGGCTGACCGGCAAACTGGTGACCAAGACCGGCCGGATGATGATCATATACCTCGCTCTGTTGATCGGACTCGGCTTCGTCTACATGCGCCTGCCCTCCGGGTTCGTGCCCAACGAGGACCAGGGCTACATGGTCTGCAGCGTGCAGCTGCCACCGGGCGCCACCTATCCGCGTGCCCTGACGCAGGTGAAGAAGATCGAACACTTCTTTGAGAACACCCCGGCCATTGACAACGCGTTCACGGTTCTCGGGTTCAGCTTCTCGGGACAAGGCCAGAACGCGGCCGCTGCCTTCCCCATGTTCAAGGACTGGTCCGAACGCGGAGAAGGTGAATCGGCAACGGACATCGTGCTCAAGGCAAACATGGCCTTTTCCGGGCTGGACGACGGCTTCGCCTTTGCCGTGAACCCGGCACCCATCGACGGGCTGGGCAACACGGGCGGCTTTTCGTTGCGGCTGGAAGACAGGTCCGGCGTGGGCCGTGCCAAGCTGGCACAGTCCGCAGGCATGATTCTGAGCAAGGCCAACCAATCCCCGGTCCTGTCCTACGCCCGAATCGACGGCCTGCCCGACGCACCCCAGTTGCGTGTCGAGATAGACCGCGACAAGGCCGAAACGCAGGGCGTGAACTTCAGCGACATCAGGACGGTTCTGGCCAGCGCCTTCGGTTCGGCCAACGTCAACGACTTTGCCAACAGCGGCCGCATGCAGAACGTGGTGGTTCAGGCGGATGCAAAATACCGCCGCAGTCCCGAGAGTCTGGAAACCCTGTATGTGCCCAACTCCAGCGGCGACCAGGTTCCGCTCACCTCCGTGGTCAACACCAGCTGGGAAATCGGCCCGGTGCAGGTGGTCCGCTACAACGGCTACCCCAGCTTCAAGCTCACGGGCGGAGCGGCCCCGGGCTACAGTACCGGCGAGGTCATGGACGAAATGGAAAACATCATGCAAGACCTGCCCAAAGGCATCAGCTATGAGTGGACCGAGCTGTCCTATCAGGAAAAGCAGTCCGGCGCACAGGCGCCCATGCTCTTCTCGCTGGCCCTTGTGGTGGTCTTCCTGCTGCTGGTGGCCCTGTACGAAAGCTGGGCCATCCCGCTGTCGGTCATGCTCATCGTGCCCATTGGCGCGCTGGGTTCCGTGCTCATGGTCACGCTGCTGGGCATGGACAACGACGTGTACTTCAAGGTCGGCCTGATCACCATCATCGGCCTGGCCTCCAAAAACGCCATCCTGATCGTGGAATTCGCCAAGGACCTCTACGCGGAAGGGCACGGGCTCAAGGAGTCTGCCATTCAGGCGGCCCGCCTGCGTTTCCGGCCCATCATCATGACTTCCATGGCCTTCATTCTGGGCGTCATCCCGCTGGCCGTGGCCCATGGGGCGGGCGCGGCGAGCCAGCGCGCCATCGGCACGGGCGTCATCGGCGGCATGCTCAGCGCCTCGGTGCTCGGCATCATCTTCGCGCCGGTCTTCTTCGTGGGCGTACTGGCACTGGTGCGAAAAATCCGCGCCGGACGAAACAGCCACAACGACACACCCGCGGCATAG
- a CDS encoding efflux RND transporter periplasmic adaptor subunit translates to MRISNIRPVLCVLALTALFGLCGCNSEQKAQGKSAPQHMPKVDIVTVKASADNDTTELPGRISAVRNAEVRARVAGILLSRDFEEGSFVEKGQVLFHIDPAPFQAALAQARADLAKAEASLADYKATLNRYTPLLETKVISQQDYDTAAANYKVAKAEKQAAQAAVMTASLDLSYATVEAPISGKIGAAFVTEGALVGKNEATALAKIQQLDPIYADINQPVADYLKVRAAMNAGKESGEAPEVTVHIENVNYTAKGRLLFSDVSVDEKTGQVSLRCEFPNKDGMLLPGMFVRIKIHTTGGGNTIFVPQRAVAMSQTGGATVFVLDEQNTVQVRPVTTGRMRDNQWQIVEGLKPGERVIVNGANKVKPGMKIDPGQGSSDKPAA, encoded by the coding sequence ATGCGCATCAGTAACATCAGGCCTGTCCTTTGCGTTCTGGCCCTGACCGCCCTGTTCGGCCTCTGCGGCTGCAACAGCGAACAAAAGGCACAGGGCAAGTCTGCACCACAGCACATGCCCAAGGTGGACATCGTCACCGTCAAGGCCTCTGCCGATAACGACACAACGGAATTGCCCGGGCGCATCTCTGCGGTCCGGAACGCCGAGGTGCGGGCCCGCGTGGCCGGCATCCTGCTTTCCCGCGACTTCGAGGAAGGCAGTTTTGTGGAAAAGGGACAGGTTCTCTTTCATATCGACCCCGCACCGTTCCAGGCCGCTCTGGCCCAGGCCAGGGCTGACCTTGCCAAAGCCGAGGCCAGCCTTGCTGACTACAAGGCCACGCTGAACAGGTATACCCCGCTGCTCGAGACCAAGGTCATCAGCCAGCAGGACTACGACACGGCCGCCGCCAACTACAAGGTCGCCAAGGCGGAAAAACAGGCTGCCCAGGCCGCGGTCATGACCGCCTCCCTCGACCTGAGCTATGCAACGGTGGAAGCCCCCATCTCGGGAAAAATCGGTGCGGCCTTTGTAACCGAAGGTGCGCTCGTGGGCAAAAACGAAGCCACGGCACTGGCCAAGATCCAGCAGCTCGACCCCATCTACGCGGACATCAACCAACCCGTGGCCGACTACCTCAAGGTACGCGCAGCCATGAACGCGGGCAAAGAATCCGGCGAAGCGCCCGAGGTCACGGTTCACATCGAAAACGTGAACTACACCGCCAAGGGGCGCCTGCTCTTCTCGGACGTGTCCGTGGACGAAAAAACCGGCCAGGTTTCACTGCGTTGCGAATTCCCCAACAAGGACGGCATGTTGCTTCCCGGTATGTTCGTGCGCATCAAAATCCACACGACTGGCGGCGGCAACACCATCTTCGTGCCCCAACGCGCTGTGGCCATGTCCCAGACCGGCGGCGCAACCGTCTTCGTTCTCGACGAGCAGAACACGGTTCAGGTGCGCCCGGTCACGACAGGCAGGATGCGCGACAACCAGTGGCAGATTGTGGAAGGACTCAAGCCGGGCGAACGCGTTATCGTCAACGGCGCCAACAAGGTCAAGCCGGGCATGAAGATCGACCCTGGCCAGGGCTCTTCGGACAAGCCGGCCGCGTAG